One window from the genome of Diabrotica virgifera virgifera chromosome 6, PGI_DIABVI_V3a encodes:
- the LOC126886162 gene encoding uncharacterized protein LOC126886162, whose product MLAKLIQLIASILGLIRNDYNDENLRKGLIECNKTSKKLRDSMRYAKTIGEKQHLEAQMRQVKTLRNQLKAEQKKGAGLNTRPETAYKRVQWDDSISAFNSRIRTGVISNLKHKDPGSFLVDCKALFKRRIHNALKQNEAVKVNMVFGGEFQVASGDKVLNDTKYFTTSNSPIYRDTNIDEWFEKKVVEPISRDLEEFQERDSGWALKAVVNLGVNINKFTPQLGSSYIELPPQIKTKQACINVKNDDEACFAWAIISALYPTTKNVDLMTSYPHYSSILKLKGIQWPMTIKQIPNFEKQNNMSINVYILKKEKKNYTTLPTFLTKNKKDKHVNLLLVQDTYDEQGPIRYHYVWIKNLSRLLSNQLSKDKGTKYFCDSCLHYFITKEKLNVHKACCKGRSDVNCDRCLQTFSSSTQLEAHTNDCVRINETAIKMPEQSRKMLRFKNFWNKIKAPFTVYADLESALKRTGDPKKHQEHIPVAVGYFFKCSYDDTLSFYSSYRGKDCMKWFADELNQLAVNVSTVFMCPYDIDMTSQQESDFHAATHCHICEQRFSLDDKKVRDHNHLTPEHNYRGAAHEGCNINYKDAHTIPVIFHNLSGYDAHFIVNDIATQIKGPVDLLPITKEKYISFTKHLNDARIKFRFIDSFRFLASSLDKLSSYLTEYPNLRSQYTSLPEENFHLLTKKGIMPYDYIDSFIKFTETSLPPIESFYNKLDDKPCPRRHYHRAQDVWSSFSCSTLGDYVDLYMKTDILLLADVFEQFRTSCLKTYNLDPAHYFTLPGFTWDAMLKHTKQELELLTDPDMFLFVERGIRGGLSQVCSKRRVHANNKYMTSYDPSKPDSYLMYFDVNNQYGWAMSQFLPYGGFEWVDANIDVLSIADDASEGYFLEVDLAYPQHIHDRHKDLPFCPQSLNPKTMLPPKRPREQTKLMATLHDKERYVIHYRALKQALAHGLVLKKIQRVLKFKQSPWLKSYIDLNTNLRKAAKNEFEKNLFKLMNNAVFGKTMENVRKRVDIKLLTEWEGRYGAEARISSPLFKNVTIFNENLVAVEMRRAEIWLDKPIYVGMSILDLAKTTIYDFHYGYLNRRFGENFTTCYTDTDSVIVEIREKDPYEAMKTDCHRHFDTSDYPKDNIYGIPQVNKKVLGMMKDENNGCIMTDYIGLRSKLYTIKVAITDNDIKKLKGKLIDQEYEDDEIEILIKNYGVTKKAKGVKKSVVNTKITFEDYVECLDNFTTKTASQNLIRSDKHHVYTITQSKIALSPNDDKRNHLPESYDTLPWGHYLVDNLELDVD is encoded by the coding sequence ATGTTGGCTAAACTTATTCAGTTAATTGCATCCATCTTAGGTTTAATCAGAAATGATTATAATGATGAAAATTTAAGAAAGGGGTTGATAGAATGTAATAAGACATCCAAAAAATTAAGGGACTCTATGAGATATGCCAAGACGATTGGTGAAAAGCAGCACCTCGAAGCCCAGATGCGGCAGGTGAAAACATTAAGAAACCAACTAAAAGCCGAACAGAAGAAGGGGGCGGGACTTAACACTCGACCGGAGACTGCTTACAAAAGGGTACAATGGGATGACTCTATATCTGCATTTAATTCAAGAATTAGAACTGGAGTCATCTCAAACCTTAAACACAAGGACCCGGGTAGTTTCCTGGTAGATTGCAAAGCCCTATTCAAACGTAGAATTCATAACGCTCTTAAGCAAAATGAGGCAGTAAAGGTGAATATGGTATTTGGTGGAGAATTTCAAGTAGCCAGCGGAGATAAGGTCCTCAATGATACCAAGTATTTCACTACTTCAAACTCCCCCATCTATAGAGATACGAATATTGATGAATGGTTTGAGAAAAAAGTAGTGGAGCCCATCTCCAGAGACTTGGAAGAATTCCAAGAACGCGATTCTGGATGGGCTCTAAAGGCAGTTGTTAACCTGGGAGTCAACATTAACAAATTTACACCGCAGCTTGGCTCCTCATACATTGAACTTCCCCctcagataaaaacaaaacaggCATGCATTAATGTTAAGAACGATGACGAGGCATGCTTTGCATGGGCTATCATATCGGCATTATACCCTACAACTAAAAATGTCGATTTAATGACATCTTACCCGCACTACTCGAGCATATTAAAACTTAAAGGTATTCAGTGGCCTATGACCATCAAACAGATTCCGAATTTTGAAAAGCAGAATAATATGTCGATCAACGTATACATTTTGAAAAAGGAGAAGAAAAACTATACGACCCTCCCAACCTTCCTAACAAAGAACAAGAAAGATAAACATGTGAATCTTCTTCTTGTTCAAGATACATATGATGAGCAAGGTCCGATTAGATATCATTACGTTTGGATAAAAAATCTATCCCGTCTGCTTTCCAACCAATTAAGTAAAGATAAGGGAACAAAGTATTTCTGCGATAGttgtttacattattttattactaaggaAAAGCTAAATGTTCATAAGGCATGCTGCAAAGGGCGATCAGATGTTAACTGTGATAGGTGTTTACAAACATTTTCATCGTCTACACAGCTAGAAGCCCACACCAACGATTGTGTAAGAATAAATGAAACAGCCATCAAAATGCCAGAACAAAGTCGTAAAATGCTAAGATTTAAGAATTTCTGGAATAAGATTAAAGCCCCCTTTACCGTTTACGCAGATCTCGAAAGTGCTCTAAAACGTACAGGAGATCCTAAGAAACATCAGGAACACATTCCTGTAGCAGTTGGGTATTTTTTCAAATGTTCATATGATGATACCCTATCGTTTTATAGCTCATATCGAGGAAAGGATTGTATGAAATGGTTCGCAGATGAACTTAATCAGCTTGCTGTGAATGTTTCTACAGTGTTTATGTGCCCATATGATATAGATATGACATCTCAGCAAGAGAGTGATTTTCATGCAGCCACTCATTGCCATATCTGCGAGCAGCGCTTCTCCCTCGATGATAAGAAAGTGCGGGACCACAACCACCTCACTCCAGAACATAACTACAGAGGGGCTGCCCATGAAGGGTGTAACATTAATTATAAAGATGCTCACACTATCCCAGTGATATTTCATAACCTTAGTGGATATGACGCCCACTTTATTGTTAATGATATTGCTACACAAATCAAAGGTCCCGTAGATCTTCTTCCTATTACTAAGGAGAAATATATCTCTTTTACGAAACACCTCAATGATGCTCGAATTAAATTCCGTTTTATCGATAGTTTTCGATTTTTGGCGTCTTCTCTCGATAAGCTCTCTTCTTATTTGACCGAATATCCTAATCTCCGCTCTCAATATACTTCGCTTCCTGAGGAGAATTTTCATCTTTTAACTAAGAAAGGAATCATGCCATATGATTATATCGATTCTTTTATAAAATTTACTGAAACGTCTCTACCTCCTATTGagtctttttataataaacttgACGATAAACCATGTCCCCGTCGGCATTATCATAGAGCCCAAGATGTCTGGTCTTCATTCTCCTGTTCCACTCTCGGGGATTATGTCGATTTATACATGAAAAcggacattcttcttcttgcagaCGTCTTTGAGCAATTTCGAACCAGTTGTCTCAAAACATATAATCTTGACCCAGCTCATTACTTTACTCTTCCCGGCTTCACGTGGGATGCAATGCTTAAGCACACAAAACAGGAACTGGAGCTTTTAACAGATCCAGATATGTTTCTGTTTGTGGAGCGTGGTATTCGTGGTGGTTTGAGTCAAGTTTGCTCGAAACGCCGCGTCCACGCTAATAACAAGTATATGACATCTTACGATCCATCGAAGCCCGACTCATATCTGATGTATTTCGATGTCAATAATCAATATGGCTGGGCAATGTCTCAATTCCTTCCATATGGAGGCTTCGAATGGGTCGATGCCAACATTGATGTCCTGTCCATAGCTGACGATGCTTCTGAAGGGTACTTTCTCGAGGTCGATCTGGCGTACCCCCAACATATCCACGATCGTCATAAAGATCTTCCGTTTTGCCCCCAATCATTGAACCCTAAAACTATGCTTCCCCCTAAACGACCGCGAGAGCAAACCAAATTAATGGCTACCCTTCATGATAAAGAAAGATACGTAATTCATTACAGGGCCTTGAAGCAAGCGCTAGCTCACGGATTGGTGCTCAAAAAGATTCAGCGAGTCCTGAAATTTAAGCAGTCTCCTTGGTTAAAGTCATACATTGACTTGAATACAAATCTCCGGAAGGCAGCGAAAAatgaatttgagaaaaatcttttcaaacttaTGAACAATGCTGTGTTCGGCAAGACCATGGAAAATGTACGCAAGCGCGTTGATATTAAATTGCTTACTGAATGGGAGGGTCGTTACGGAGCTGAAGCTCGAATAAGCAGTCCATTGTTTAAGAATGTTACTATTTTTAACGAAAATTTGGTAGCTGTCGAGATGCGTAGAGCGGAAATATGGTTAGATAAACCAATATATGTGGGCATGAGTATACTGGATTTGGCTAAAACTACGATATACGATTTTCACTATGGGTATTTAAATAGAAGGTTTGGTGAGAACTTTACGACCTGCTATACAGATACCGATAGTGTGATCGTGGAGATACGGGAAAAAGATCCCTATGAGGCTATGAAAACAGACTGTCATCGGCACTTTGACACGTCTGACTATCCTAAAGACAATATTTATGGCATTCCCCAGGTTAACAAGAAGGTGTTGGGTATGATGAAGGATGAGAATAATGGCTGCATTATGACTGACTACATAGGGCTCCGATCTAAATTATACACGATAAAAGTAGCTATCACAGATAATGACATCAAAAAACTGAAGGGGAAGTTGATAGATCAGGAGTATGAGGACGATGAGATTGAAATACTTATTAAAAATTATGGTGTGACAAAGAAGGCGAAGGGGGTTAAGAAATCTGTTGTAAACACTAAAATTACCTTCGAAGACTACGTCGAGTGTTTAGATAACTTTACAACTAAGACAGCCTCACAGAATCTAATACGCTCAGATAAGCACCATGTTTATACCATAACACAAAGCAAGATTGCGCTCAGCCCTAATGATGATAAAAGAAATCACCTTCCGGAGTCTTATGACACGCTTCCCTGGGGGCATTATTTAGTTGATAATCTTGAGCTGGACGTTGATTAG
- the LOC126886160 gene encoding uncharacterized protein LOC126886160 encodes MSISLFVDSSSVAKLWELDTIGITDPVEKLTREVAAKEAKNFFYETIRCDNEGSYEVMLPWLNKHPLISDNLVVARRRLDTTLNKLKKSNLLESYNLLFNEWLNEGVIEIVNNPEENNCVHYLPHRPVIKNTSETTKIRPVFDASSREQGRPSLNQCLEVGPNLIELIPSVLLRFRQQKIGVVSDIRKAFLQISVHSKGRDFLRILWVNNEGKVCISTKESCFWSQL; translated from the coding sequence ATGTCGATTTCGTTGTTTGTTGATAGTTCTTCTGTGGCGAAACTCTGGGAGCTTGATACTATTGGGATAACCGATCCTGTAGAAAAATTGACACGAGAGGTGGCGGCCAAGGAGGCTAAGAATTTTTTCTATGAGACTATCCGATGTGACAACGAAGGTAGTTATGAGGTTATGTTACCTTGGTTGAACAAGCATCCTTTAATTTCAGATAATTTAGTTGTCGCTAGAAGAAGATTAGATActactttaaataagttgaaaaagTCCAATTTGCTTGAATCGTATAATTTATTATTCAATGAGTGGTTGAACGAGGGTGTGATCGAAATAGTAAATAATCCCGAAGAGAATAATTGTGTGCACTATTTGCCTCACAGGCCCGTTATTAAAAATACCAGCGAAACCACGAAAATTAGGCCAGTCTTTGATGCATCATCTCGTGAACAGGGTCGTCCTTCTTTAAACCAGTGTTTAGAGGTAGGGCCTAATCTTATTGAACTTATTCCTTCTGTGTTATTACGGTTCAGACAACAAAAAATAGGTGTTGTGTCGGATATTCGAAAGGCTTTTCTTCAAATTTCTGTACATTCGAAGGGCAGAGATTTTTTGAGGATCCTATGGGTAAACAATGAAGGAAAAGTTTGTATTTCGACAAAGGAGAGTTGTTTTTGGAGTCAACTCTAG
- the LOC126886161 gene encoding matrix metalloproteinase-18-like, translating into MEVFLICVLLLRFIAATDAFSEDDAMKFLQRYGYIDNNSIADFNTTLLHFQEQYNLYVDGTLNDETIALMQKPRCQTGENDYSLKGKWYKHNLRWYFPQANHVKDIIQLVERAFKMWEDASNLHFTRVTVPVPKPDITITAVKRKHYFRSNCMGNQKCGIQFDGPGGKLAHSYFPIDNDTCVEIHLDLDEKWSYNLNDTDYDFTNLFMVILHEIGHSLGLLHSNDESAIMYPWYPNKVRNISQDDISGLEALYGRKSTDAYIPTQTSAPTRSTSHISRVHTTRSRPRPNEIIPQQSTKATPHFCAIEYPNILFLAYDPQFKNHHMYIIHEGFVWKNDLNGHMVPINPEHLSTYLPKQIRNISHVFQNIAGNLIVASNNTMYSVSFPSITISRDIPLFVLPPHAEINVVFQTHTGKTYIWYDNTSFIEYDDLIDLVISRGLIKDIFPGVPTTVKSVFKYIDGHLYFLDGSTYYKYNEFTKKMIEIGRFNWNLFGIPCPDDGLVTQLKYLLNKVGSFYK; encoded by the coding sequence ATGGAGGTGTTTTTAATATGTGTTCTACTTCTGCGTTTCATAGCAGCAACAGACGCCTTTTCCGAAGACGATGCTATGAAGTTTCTTCAACGATATGGATATATAGATAACAATTCTATAGCAGATTTCAATACAACGCTCCTACATTTCCAAGAACAATATAATTTATATGTGGATGGTACACTAAACGATGAAACCATAGCACTAATGCAAAAACCTCGATGTCAAACTGGCGAAAATGATTACTCTCTTAAGGGAAAATGGTACAAACATAATCTAAGATGGTATTTTCCCCAGGCGAATCATGTGAAAGATATAATTCAATTAGTTGAACGAGCCTTTAAAATGTGGGAAGATGCTTCAAATTTGCATTTTACTAGAGTGACTGTTCCTGTTCCGAAACCAGATATCACTATAACAGCAGTTAAAAGAAAACATTATTTTCGCTCCAACTGTATGGGGAACCAAAAGTGTGGAATTCAGTTTGATGGTCCTGGTGGAAAATTAGCACATTCTTATTTTCCCATCGATAATGATACTTGCGTAGAAATACATTTAGACTTGGATGAAAAATGGAGTTATAATTTGAATGATACAGATTATGATTTCACCAATCTCTTTATGGTTATTCTTCATGAAATCGGTCACAGTTTAGGATTATTACACAGTAACGATGAGTCAGCTATAATGTATCCATGGTACCCTAATAAAGTACGAAATATTAGTCAAGATGATATTAGTGGCTTAGAGGCTTTATACGGACGCAAAAGTACAGATGCATATATCCCTACACAAACTAGTGCACCAACACGGTCAACGTCGCATATATCGAGGGTGCATACTACAAGATCCCGTCCTAGACCAAACGAGATTATTCCTCAACAATCAACGAAAGCTACACCACATTTTTGTGCTATTGAATATCCCAATATTCTCTTTCTAGCATATGATCCTCAGTTTAAAAACCATCATATGTATATAATACATGAAGGATTTGTGTGGAAGAATGATCTAAATGGACACATGGTACCAATTAATCCAGAGCATTTGAGTACTTATTTACCTAAACAAATAAGAAATATCTCGCATGTGTTTCAGAATATAGCTGGGAACTTAATTGTAGCATCAAATAACACTATGTACTCTGTATCATTTCCCAGCATAACTATTTCAAGAGATATACCTCTGTTTGTATTACCACCCCATGCTGAGATAAATGTGGTATTTCAGACTCACACCGGAAAAACATATATATGGTATGACAATACATCATTCATCGAATATGACGATCTAATAGACCTAGTCATTAGCAGAGGCCTTATAAAGGACATATTTCCTGGAGTACCGACCACCGTTAAATCAGTGTTTAAATACATAGACGGTCATTTATACTTTCTAGATGGCAGCACTTATTACAAATATAATGAGTTTACAAAGAAAATGATCGAAATTGGCAGATTTAATTGGAACTTATTCGGGATTCCTTGTCCAGATGATGGCTTAGTTACACAGTTGAAATATTTACTGAATAAAGTTGGCtctttttataaataa